The genomic window TCGGCGGCGCGCATCGCCTCGCTTGTCGACGATGCGCCCGCCGCGAAGACCGCGGGCGCCATCACGTTTTCGAGCACCGTCATCTCGGGAAATGGCTGGACCACCTGATAGGTGCGCGCCACGCCGAGCCGGCTGATCTGGTAGGGCTTCATTCCATCGATACGGCGGCCGTCATAGGTCACGCTGCCGCTTGAGGGCTTGAAGACGCCGGTCACCAGGTTGACGACCGTGGTCTTGCCCGCGCCGTTGGGACCGATCAGGCCGACGATTTCACCCGGCTCCACCGAAAGATTGACCTCGTTTACGGCCGTCAGCCCGCCGAAACGCTGGGTCAGGCCCTTGAGTTCAAGAATACTCATGGCTTGGTCTCCGCTTTGCTTTTCGTGCGCTTGCGCAGCCTGCGCATGACCGCGCCGACGACGCCGTTGGGCAGGTAGAAGATCAGCCCGACAATCAGGATGCCGAGAACGGCGGCATGGATGGACAGGAAATTGCGCCAGACCACTTCCTCGATCACCAGGAAGATGCCGGAACCGATCACCGGGCCGAGAAGCGTGCCGGGGCCGCCAAGCATGGTCATCACGATCGGGCGGATCGTGGTCATCACCGAGTAGACGTCCGGCGGCTCGATATAAAACACCCAGGAGGCATAGAGCGCGCCGGCCGAACCGACGAACAGGGCGGACAGGACGAAGGCGATGATCTTGTAGAGCGTGGTGTTGATGCCGACCATCGAGGAGGCATCCTCGTTCTGGCGGATACAGCGCAGCGCAAAGCCAATGCGCCCGGCCGAAACATACCAGCTCATCAGGAAGGTGAGCACCGCAAGGGCGAGCATCGCCCAGAAGAACAGCCGCGCCTGGGCGCTGACCGACATGCGGATAATCGGCAGGTTGAGGCCCATGCCGCCGCCCGTCAGGCTGGTCCATGAAGTGGTGATCTCAAGCAGCACTTCGGCAAGCACCAGACTGGCGATTGCGAAATAATGGCCTTTCAGGTGCAGAATGGCAGCGCCCATGACGGCGGCGAACGCGGCGGCCATCAGACCCGCCGCGGCCCAGGCAAGCGGCATGGCAAGGCCAAGCCCCTGCAGGATGGCGCCGGTATAGGCGCCGAGACCGAAGAAGGCGGCCGTTGCGAACGAGGGATAGCCGGCATAACCGCCGATGATGTTCCACGACTGGGAAAGCACGGCATACATGGCGAACATCGTGCCGAGGCGCAGAATGTAATTGTCTCCGAACACCGGCAGAAAGGCGATGATGGCGAAGAAGCAGAGGCCGATCAGCGGATGTTTCATTCATACCCCCTGCGGCCCATGATGCCGGTCGGCTTGAAGATCAAAAGCAGGATGAGCAGGACGAAGGCGATCGTCAGTCCGTGTTGGGGACCGATGAACAGCGCGCCGAAGCTCTGGATGAGGCCGAGCGCAAGCCCGCCGACAATGGCGCCGGCGATGCTGCCAAGCCCGCCGAGAACGCAGACGATGAAGGCGATCGAAAGATATTCGGAACTTGCAAGCGGCGAGATCGGGAAGACGAGGCTCAAAAGGCTGCCGGCCGCCCCTGCCATCAGCGCGCCGATGCCGAAGGTGATCGCGTATATCTTCTTGACGTCGACGCCCATAAGGGCTGCGGCCTCGCGGTCCATGCGCACGGCGACGATGGCGTGGCCGATCTTGGAGCGGACCAGCAGCAGATAAAGCAGGCCGGTCAGCACGCCGGCAAGCAGCATCGCCACCAGCCGGTCGAGCGGCAGGACCAGTCCTGCGATCACCTTGCTGCCGAGCGGATTGGCCAGCTGCACCGAGCGGTAGTCGGCGCTGAAGGCCAGAAGCATGCCGTTGTTGAGCAGAAGATCGAGCCCGAATGTCAGCACCAGCGTGGTCAGGACCGGCGCGCCGACGACCCGGTTGATCAGCCCGAGCTGCACCACATAGCCGAGTGCGAACAGCAGCGCGCCGGCGATGACCACCGAAACGAACGGATGAATGCCGAGATGGACATAGGCGAAGTAGGCGATGTAGGAGCCGAGAACCACGAACGAGCCGTGCAGCACGTTGATGACGTTCAGGACGCCCCACACCAGTGAGAAGCCGACCGAGATACAGGCATAGAGCCCGCCCAGCACCAGCCCGTTGAGGAGGATCTGTGCATATAGCATTGGATGTTTTCCGCTGTTTGAGCGGCCGGCCCCCGCGGCCGGCCGCTAACGCGCTGAAGAACGTCTGTCCCGACTATTCGATGCCGCCGAAACGCATATCGGCCTGCTTGATGGCCTCGGGATAGATCGTCCTGGCCGTGCCGTCCTGAATCTGGAAGACCGGCGGCTCAAGCGAATCGATCTGTCCGTTCTCGCCGAAATGAACCGGACCGTAGAAGGTCATGGCATCCATGGAGGCGAGCGCGTCGCGCACGGCGGTCGGCTCGATCGTGCCGGCTTCCTCGATGGCCAGTTGCAGGACAGCGCCGGCAGCGGCGGCGGAGGCTTCCGCGTAATCGGGCGTGGCGTCGTATTTCGTCTCGAAGGCGGTCACGAAGTCCGCTGTCGTTCCGAAAATGTCCTTGCCGTCATAGGCCACGGCCGGGTGCCACCATGCGGCGCTCGAGACATTGTTCGAATGGTCGCCGGTGGCGTCGATGAACTCCTGATAGGCCGGGCCCGCCAGCATCGTCAGAGCCTTTGGCTCGATGCCGAGATCGGCCATCTGGCGACGGATGAGGATGAGGTCGTTGATATAGCCCGTGGCGAAGATCCAGTCCGGCTTGGAGCGCATCATCAGCGTCATGGCGGAGGCATGATCCATCGTGCCGATGGCGTATTCGTCGAAGGAAATGACCTCGATGCCGTTCCCGGCCGCCGACTTTTCCATTTCCTTGGCGATGGACAGCGGGAAAAGGTCGTTTCGGGCGTAGATCGCGACGGTCGAGATGTCCTCGCCGGAATCCGCCACGATCCTGGCAAGCGGGTCGGTCAGCGTATTGTTGGGCGTGAATGTGCCGAACAGATATTCATAGCCCTGGTCGTAAACCTCGACGGACGAAGCCGTCGCGGCAACCATCGGGATCTGGTAGCGCTCGGCGACGGAGCTGGCCGCCTTGGCAGCACCCGAACCGAACGGCGCGAACAGGAAATTCACCTCGTCGGCGGTGATCAGCCGTTCCGCGGTCTGGACCGCGCGCGGGGTCTGGCTTTCATAGTCGACATAGACGATCTCGACATCATAGGTGGTGTCGCCGGCCGTGATGCCGCCGGCGGCGTTGACGGTCTCCGCCCACAGGTCATAGCCGCGCTGCTGTTTCAGCCCCTCCGGCGAAAGCGGCCCGGTCAGGGGCAGCGGCGCGCCAACCCGGATCGTTTCGTTGGCAAGTGCCGGCTGGGCCAGCAACAATGTGGTGCCGGCGAGCGCAAGCAGCCACGGCGTCGTGAATTTCGTCATTTCGGAACCCCTCAGTTCTCGTTGTTCTTGAAGCATGAGGGATTTGGCAATCCCCCTGCATCAACAGCCTAAGGGACAAAGCGCGCTTCACGGAAGAAGTAATTCAGCCACACCGCGTTGCATTTCACGCAACGCCAACGAATTCGTCGGCGACCTGGCGGATATAGTCGACCAGCCGGCGCGCCGCCGGACTGAGTTCAACCTCGGCGCGTTTGCATACCTCGGTCGTCGAAAGCGTCAGCACGGTGGACTTGACCGGAACGCCGATCAGTTCTCCCGACGCCAGTTCCCGCTCGAACGAGAAGGCGGGCAGAAAAACAATGCCCATGTCCTGAAGGGCAAACTGGCGCATCATGTCGATGGAATTCGTTTCCAGCCTGATATTCAGAGCAAGCTGTTCGCTCTTGACCACGTGGTCGACAAGCTGGCGGATACCGAAGGACCTGTCGGGCAGGCCAACCGGTTGATCGCGCGCCTCGCCAAGGGTGAGTTCCTGTTTTCCCGCCAGCGGGTGATGACGCGACATCACCGCCATCACCGGCTGGCGCAGGCTGAGGAGCGTATCGATATCCGCCCGCGGGAAGGGCTGGAAGGAAATACCGATATCGCAGCGATCCTCGGCCACCGCCCGCATGACGCCGTCCGTGCCCGCCACCATCACCTGATAGGTGATATTGGGATGGTGCCGTCCGAACCGGGCAAGCGCGCGCGGCAGAAGTCCGCCGATCATGCCTTCGACCGTGTAGACGATGACATGGCCGCTTTCGAGGTTCTTCAGCGCGTCGATTTCCGCGCGCAGCCGTTGCAGTTCCTTGTTGCGGCCCTTCACATAACGCAGGATCAGCTCTCCGGCGGGCGTGAGCCTGACGCCCTGGGACTGGCGAACCAGCAGTTCGACCCCATAGGTATATTCCAGTTTCTGGATCTGCCGGCTGACCGAGGACGGAGAGATATGAAGCTGTTCGGATGCCTTCCGGATCGAACCGAGCTCCGCGACAGTCTCGAATTGAAAGAAGGCTGTTTCCATATCCCGTTCCGTTTGCGTTGAATGAAAACAAGCCGCTTTTCATTTCGCGACCGCGCCGGCGAGCCCGAACCGTGTTCCCGCCAATGGGCAGGCACCCCGGAGCCAGCTTCGCTGGATGCACCGCAAGCCACGATATGAGGCCGGGCGGCGTTTTGCAATTGGAGGCAGGACCGGCATCGGCTCTCTATGGCTGTGCCGGCTTCGGCAAGGCCGCGATGATCGGCATCATCAGGGAGAAGAGTTCCGCCTGCGAGGATATCCCGCAGCGCTGGTAGAGCTGCCTTCGAAAGACCTTGACCGTGTGGGTGCTGAGCCCGAGCCTTGCCGCGATGGACAGCGAGGAGTGCCCCTTCAGGATCAGGAAGGCAACCTCGGTCTGACGCGGCGTCAGCGCGATACCATGCCCGTCCCGCATGCCCTGCCAGAGCGCGCCGAGCACATCCTCATCCGTCGGCGCGCTGCCGGCGGCGCGGATCTCCGCCCAGTTCTGCGCCGAAAGGGCGTTGACGACCGGCGCGATCTGCCGCCCGCGGGAAAGCTCGGCGGCGGAAAACCGCCGCCCCGAACTGGCATCGCGCCCGAGGCAGATATGGAACGAAACATCGCCTGTCGTCGTGGCGACAAAGGCGACCTCGTCCACCAGCGTCGTCGCCCGGTAATAGGCGAGGTAATAGTCCGACCGGCTGAACTGGTCGGGCGCGATATCGCTCAACCGGTAGAGGCCGTCCGGCGCGCGCCTGGCGTGGAGCGCGTAAAACGGATCGAGAAGATAGGAGCCGGCGCGGTAGACCGTGTCGAAACCGGCATGCACCGATTTCTCCTTGGCCTGGGCGTAAAGCCCCGTCGGCGGCCGGCCGTCGGCATAGGCAAGAATGGTGATGTTGTCGAAGGCGAGGGCAAGGCGCAACCACGCCGCAAGCAAGGGTGCGAACCGATCGCTGTGAACGGCCGCAATGGTTTCACCCAGCATGGCCTCGACCTGACCCGGTGCGCCGCGCATGTTACCCCTCTGGAGTTATATACTCCTCTTATAGCCGCGATTAGCATCAAATTTCAATATCGGGTGGTATGAAGGCGACCAGCCCCGCCGCCCGAAGAAAACATTGCGGAACAGTGGAGACCAGCATGACATTCGACCTTCCGGCGAGCACCGGCGACATTCTCAAAAGCGACGACCATCTGGTTCAGTCGTTTGCCGATCTCAATGCGCTGAAGCAGGAGGGCGCGCGCACCGCCATCGTCAGCGCCAGGGGCACGATGGTGACCGACAGCGACGGCAATCAGCTGATCGACGGCATCGGCGGGCTGTGGTGCGTAAACGTCGGCCACGGACGGCGCGAGATCATCGACGCCATCCGCACCCAGCTTGAGACGCTCGATTTCTATTCGACCTTCTACACCTTCACCCATCCGGCAGCCGCCGCCCTTGCCAGGAAACTCAGCGCGCTTGCCCCCGGCAATCTCAACAAGGTCTATTTCGGCAATTCGGGCTCGGTCGCCAATGATTCCGCCGTGCGCATCCTGCAGCATTACAACCGGCGTCTCGGCCGGCCGGAAAAGCGCATGGTGCTGAGCCGCAACGGCGCCTATCACGGCTCGACCTTCCTCGCCATCGCCATGACCACGCCGGAATACAGCAAGGGCTGGGACAAGGCCGAAAACATCGTGCACCATCTGAAAAAGCCGCATTACTGGCGCGAGGGCGACGGCATGAGCGAGGCGGAATTCCTCGACGCGCTGATGGAGGACATGCGCGCCGCAATCGAGCGGATCGGCGCGGAGAACATCGCCTGCTTCATCGCCGAGCCGATCATGGGCGCGGGCGGCGTCATCGTGCCGCCTCCGGGCTACCACCGCCGCGCCGAGGATATCTGCCGGGCCTATGACATCAAGTTCGTCGCCGACGAGGTGGTGACGGCCTTCGGCCGGCTCGGTCATTTCTTCGCATCGCAAGACGTTTTCGGCACCACGCCCGATATCATCACCACCGCCAAGGGGCTGACATCCGGCTACCAGCCGCTTTCGGCGACCATCATGAGCGACGAGATCCACGAGGTGATTTCCGGACCGGACGGCGTTTTCCTGCACGGCATGACCTATTCCGGCCATCCGGCGGCCTCAGCCGCCGCCCTTGCCAATATCGCGCTGATGGAAAGCGAGAAGATCCCCGAACGCGTGCGCACCACCGGCAAGCTGTTCGAGAAGACGCTGAAGGGGCTGGAGGACATCGAGATCGTCGGCGAGGTGCGCGGCAGCCACTTCATGGCCGGCATCGAATTCGTCAGCGACAAGGAAACCAGGGCGCTCTTCCCCGAGGCGATGAATATCGGCATGAAGGTCGCGCGCCGGGCGCAAAGGAAGGGGCTGGTCGCCCGCCCGCTCGGCCATATCCTCATCCTCTCGCCGACGCTCATCCTCTCGGAAGCCGAGATCGCCCGCATCGGCGCGATCCTGCGCGAAAGCATTCTGGAAGTGATGGCCGAGGTGCGAGGCTGATCGTCTGCCCTGAATTCAGAAAATCCTAAGTCCCGGGAAGAAAGACTTTAATCGACTTTAACCCCGGGACGAACCAACATCCCCTCGAAAATTCTGGGCCCGCTATAAATTCCGGGGATGCTGTATGGACAATCAGGAATTCGATTTCATCATCGTCGGCTCGGGTTCGGCCGGCTGTGTGCTGGCCAACCGGCTTTCGGCCGACAGCCGCAACCGCGTCCTGATCGTCGAGGGCGGCGGCTCCGAAAATGCCGTCAATGTTTCGGTTCCCGCCGGCATCCTGTCGCTCTACGGCAATCCCAGATATGACTATGCCTATGTCGGCGTGCCGCAGAAGGACATGAACAACCGTCGCATTCCGGTCAATCGCGGCAAGGCGCTCGGCGGGTCCTCCACCATCAACTCCATGGTGTTCATCCGCGGCGCCTGCTCGGATTATGACGAATGGGCCGAACGGGGCTGCGCCGGCTGGCGCTGGGACGATGTATTACCGGTTTTCAAGTCCCTCGAGCACAACATGAACGGCCAGTCGCCCGACTGGCACGGAGCTGACGGCGAACTCTTCGTCAACCGCGCCCGCGATCCCAATATCGTCTCGAAAATGTTCATCGCCGCCGGACGCGCCGTCGGCCTTTCGGAGAACACGGACTTCAACGACGGCACGATGGAAGGCGTCGGCATCTATGACGTTACCCAGAAGGACGGCAAGCGCTGGTCGTCCTATCGCGCCTTCCTGAAGCCTGTGGAAAACCGGCCGAACCTCACCGTCATGACCGGCGTCGAAACCCGCCGCGTGGTGATGGACGGCAGACGGATCACCGGCATCGAAATCGCCGGAGCGGATGGCGTGAAAGTGCTGACGGCGAGCCGCGAGGTGATCTTGTCGGCCGGTTCGATCGGTTCACCGGCAATCCTGATGCGCTCCGGCATCGGTCCGGCAGCGATGCTGAAGGAGGCGGGCGTCGACGTCGTTCACGACCTACCGGGCGTCGGCCAGAACCTGCGCGACCATATCGACGGCATGATCACCACGCGTTCGCATTCCACCAGGACGCTCGGCCTTTCCCTCGCCAATCTTCCGGCGATGATCGCCGCGCCGTTCCAGTATTTCCTTGCCCGGAAAGGAATGCTGACCACCAATTACGTGGAAGCGGGCGGTTTTGCGAGAACCAGATATGCCGGCAAGGAACCGGACATCCAGTTCCACTTCGTCCCCGGTTATCGCAGCCACCGCGGCAAGCTGATCGAATACGGCCATGGTTATGCCATCCACACCTGCGTCCTGCGGCCGAAATCGGTCGGCGAGCTGCGTCTTGCCGGCAGCGGCGCGGTCGAGATCGATCACCGCTTCTTCTCCGATCCCCAGGATCTCGAAACGCTGGTCGAAGGCATCAAGGTCGCCCGCGCCATCATGGCCGATCCGGTGTTCGAGCCCATTCGCGGCAAGGAGATGCTGCCCGGTCCCGGCGTCGTCAGCGATGACGATATCCGCGCCTATCTGAGGGCCGAGGCGCTGACGGTCTACCACCCCGTCGGCACGGCGAAGATGGGCACCGATGCCATGGCGGTTTGCGACCCGCAAAACCTGAAGGTCAACGGGGTCGATGGGCTGCGCGTCGCCGACGCCTCAATCATGCCGACGCTGATCGGCGGCAATACCAATGTGCCGACGATGATGATCGGCGAGCGCTGCGCCCGCATGGTGCTTTCCGCCTGACCGCGAACGGACGGGAGAACCGAGCATGCAGGACAGGCCGTTTGCGAGGAACAGGGCGGAGAGCCTGCGCATTTCCGGCTCATCTTCCATGTCCCAGTAGTTCCCCCATGGCGGATGGCCGGGATGCGCCGGAAACAGAAATAACCTCATGCAAAAGACTTTTGAAAATTGCCGGAAAGGACTGGTAAATGTCGGTTGAAAAAACAGAAGTGCTCGTTGTCGGCGCCGGTCAGGCCGGTATCGCCATGAGCGAGCACCTCGCCAAGGGCGGGATATCGCATCTTGTACTGGAGCGCGACCGGATCGCCGAACGCTGGCGTACGGCGCGATGGGATTCGCTGGTGGCCAACGGACCGGCATGGCATGACCGGTTCCCGGGCCTTGGCTTTGAGGATTTTGACCCGGACAGCTTCGTGCCCAAGGACGATATCGCCGACTATTTCGTCGACTATGTGCAGAAGATCGGCGCGCCGGTGCGCTGTGGCGTCGAGGTCAAGGCGGTCCGGCGCAATCAGGGCCGCCCGGGCTTTCGCGCCGAAACCAGCGAAGGCGTGATCGAGGCCGACTACGTGGTCGCGGCGACCGGCGCGTTCCAGACGCCGATCATCCCGCCGGTCATTCCCGACAAGGCCGGCGTCACCCAGATCCATTCCGCCGCCTACCGGCATCCGGGTAAGCTTGAGGACGGCGCTGTCCTCATCGTCGGGGCCGGATCGTCGGGCGTCCAGATCGCCGAGGAGCTTCTGGAAAGCGGCCGCAAGGTCTTCCTCTCGGTCGGCCCGCATGATCGCCCGCCGCGCCGCTATCGCGGCCGCGATTTCGTGTGGTGGCTCGGCGTGCTCAACAAATGGGACATGGAGGCGGTTCCGGGCGTCGAGCATACGACGATCGCCGTCAGCGGCGCACATGGCGGCAACACGGTCGATTTCCGCGAGCTGGCCGAACGCGGCATCGTGCTGCTTGGCCGCACCGAGGCCTATGAAGATGGCAGGCTGCGCTTTGCCGCCGATCTGAAGACGAATATCGAGGCGGGCGACGCCAACTACCTCTCGCTGCTGCAAGAGGCGGATGCCTATGTGACGCGCAATGGCCTCGACCTGCCGGAAGAGCCGGAAGCCCACGTGATCGGTCCCGACCCGGACTGCATGTCCAACCCGCTTGACACCCTCGACCTTGCCGGGGCCGGCATCACCACCGTCATCTGGGCGACGGGTTTCGGCGTCGATTACAGCTGGCTCAAGGTCGATGCGCTGGATGAAAACGGCAGGCCCGCCCATCATCGCGGCATTTCCGCCGAACCCGGCATCTATTTCCTTGGCCTGCCCTGGCAGACGCGGCGCGGCTCGTCCTTCATCTGGGGCGTATGGTACGACGCGAAATATCTGGCGGACCATATCGACAAGCAGCGCGGCTATCTTGCCTATGAAGGGCCGGAGACCGCGAAAGCCGAAACCGTTTAGAGCGTCGGGCGAAAAAGTGGTTACCGGTTTTTCGTTAACCCGACGCATCAAAATAGAGAATCTGGAGCATCAGGCGATGCCAACCAATCGCCCGATGCTCCAGCCTAAATCTTCAAGCGATGGAGCGCCTCATGGCCCATACCCGTATCCGCAAGTTCAATACCAGGGACACCTATCCCGAGCAGAAGCTCGACAATGACCTCTGCCAGGCCGTTGTCGCGCGCGGCGCCACGATTTTCCTGCGCGGCCAGTGCCCGCAGGACCTCGACACCGCCGAAAACATCAACAGCCATGACCCGGTGGAGCAGACCCACAAGGTGATGCAGAATATCCGCCAGTTGATTGAAGAAGCGGGCGGCAGCATGGACCATCTGTGCAAGGTCGTGGTCTATCTCACCGATGTGCGCAACCGCGAGGCGGTCTACCGCACCATGGGCGAATATATCAAGGGCGTTCACCCGGTATCGACCGGCGTGGTCGTCACAGCCCTTGCCCGGCCCGACTGGCTGGTCGAGATCGATGCCACCGCCGTTATCCCGGACTAGAGCCTTTCAGGAGACACCATGACCTTTTCCATCGTTGCCCGCTGCCGCAAGACAGGCCAGTTCGGCATGGCCATTTCATCGTCATCGCCCGCCGTTGCCGCGCGCTGCGCCTTTGCGCGGGCGGGCACTGGCGCTGCGGCCACGCAGAATGTGACCAATCCGGCGCTCGGTCCCGCCATGCTCGACGTTCTGGCTGCGGGCGGGAGCGCGCAGGCGGCGGTGGAAGAGGCCGTTTCCCGGGACGGTTTCCCCGCATACCGGCAGCTGATCGCGATCGGCAGCGAGGGACCGCCCGCCATTCACTCCGGGCCGAACGCGCTTGGCGTCTGGTCGTCTGCCACGGGCGAGCACTGCGCGGCCGGAGGCAATCTTCTGGCCGATGAAGGCGTTCCGGCGAAAATGGTCGCCGCTTTCGAAGCGTCAGAGGGCTCGCTTGCCGAACGGCTGATTGCCGCGATGAAAGCGGGACTTGCGGCAGGCGGCGAGGCCGGGCCGGTGCATTCCGCCGGGCTTCTGGTCGTTGACAAACAGGCATGGCCCTATATCGAGCTGCGTTGCGACTGGCTTGCCGACGCCTGCCCGATCGAGAATATCGCCGCCGCATTGGCGGTCTATGCGCCGCAGGCCGACGACTATGTGACGCGGGCCCTGAACCCGACTGCGGCCCCTTCCTATGGCGTTCCCGGAGACGAATGATGCAGAGCCTTGAATATTACACCGAAAAAGCCGCCGCACTTGCCCTGCGCAACCAGTGCTGGATTGACGGAAAATATGTGGCCGCTGCCTCCGGCGCGCGCTTTGACTGCATCAATCCCGCCACCGGCGCGGTGCTGACCGATGTCGCGCGCGGCGGGGCCGAGGATATCGACCGCGCCGTCAGGTCCGCGCGCGCGGCCTTCGGTGACCGCCGCTGGTCGGGCAAAACGCCGGCAGAACGGAAAGAGGTGCTGCTGAAACTCGCTGCCCTCCTGCGCGAAAATCTCGAGGAATTCGCCCTGCTCGACACGCTCGACATGGGCAAGCCGATCACCGAAACGGTGACCGGCGACGTTCCCGGTTCCGCGCATTTCTTCCAGTGGCACGCCGAGGCGATCGACAAGCTCTACGATGAGATCGCCCCCACCGGCGGGCGCGATCTGGCGCTGATCCGGCGTGTACCGCTCGGCGTCATCGGCGCGGTCGTGCCGTGGAATTTCCCGCTCGACATGGCGACCTGGAAGCTTGCCCCGGCGCTTGCCGCCGGCAATTCCGTGGTGCTGAAACCCGCCGAGCAATCGCCGCTTTCAGCGCTTCGGCTTGGCGAACTGGCGGCAGAAGCCGGACTTCCCGATGGCGTCCTGAACGTAGTTCCCGGCTTTGGCGAGGATGCTGGCCAGGCGCTCGGGCGTCACCCGGATGTCGACTGCCTCGTCTTTACCGGCTCGACCACGGTCGGCAAGCTGTTCCAGCGCTATGCCGGCGAAAGCAACATGAAACAGGTGTGGCTGGAGACCGGCGGCAAGAGCCCCAACCTCATCTTCCCCGATGCCGATCTCGATGCCGCCGCCGACATGGCCGCGTTCGGCATTTTCTACAATCAGGGCGAAGTCTGCTCGGCCAATTCGCGCATGCTCGTCCATGAAAGCATTGCCGGGGAGATGCTGGAGCGGATGAAGACCCGCGCCGAGGCGATCAGGGTCGGCAACCCGCTGTCGCCGGACACGACGATGGGCGCGATGGTCGATGCCCATCACGCCGACCGTGTCGAAGGCTTCCTGAAGGCGGGGCGCGAAATCGCCCGGCTGGTAACCGGCGGCGAGCGGCTCACCATCGGCTCTTCAGACGCCTTCATTGCGCCGACGATCTTCGCCGACGTGCCATTGGACGCGAAGGTTGCCGCAGAGGAAATTTTCGGCCCGGTTCTCTCGGTCCAGACCTTCCGCGACGAGGACGAGGCCCTGACGATCGCCAACAACACGATCTACGGCCTTGCCGCCTCCGTCTGGACAAAAGACATTTCCCGCGCCATCTCGATGTCGGACCGGCTGCATGCCGGCACGGTCTCGGTCAACACGGTCGATGCGCTTTCGGCGATGACGCCGTTTGGCGGCATGAAACAGTCCGGCTTCGGGCGCGACCTGTCGCTGCATTCCTTCGACAAGTATTCCGCGCTGAAGACCGTCTGGATCAAGTATTGACAATTATGGGAGCGTAAGCGCTATTGGCTAAGGGAGGGGCGAACCTGAACCGCAGCCGGATTAGAGATGGCCTTACGCTTCACGCTCCGTCAACTGGAGTATTTTCTTGCCGTCGGTGAGTGCGGTTCGATCGCGCTTGCCGCCGAGCGCATCAACGTGTCCTCGCCGTCGATATCGGCGGCGATTTCGCAGCTTGAGGCTGAATTCGGCCTGAAGCTGTTCGTGCGCCGCCATGCCCACGGGCTGTCGCTGACCCAGGGCGGCACGCGCTTCATGGAACAGGTGCGCGCGCTGCTTGGCCAGGCCGCCGGCCTCAATGCGCTCGCCAACGAGATCACCGGCAATGTGCGCGGTCCGCTCCATATCGGCTGTCTGCTGACCTTCGCCCAGATCGTGCTTCCGCAGATCAGGCGCAGCTTCGTCGATCTTTACCCCGAGGTGCATATCCGCCAGTTCGAGCGCGATCAGGCCGAGCTTTTCGACGCGCTGCGCGCCGCCCGGATCGATCTGGCGCTGACCTATGACCTCAATATACCCTCCGACCTGAATTTTCTGCCGCTCATCGAGCTGCCGCCCTACGCGCTGATCAACGAGACGCATGATCTGGCCCACCGCGAAAGCGTGGCGCCGTCCGAGCTTGCCGAATATCCGATGGTGCTGCTCGACCTGCCGATGAGCGCTGAATATTTCCTGTCCTTTTTCAGCGCGGCCGGCGTGGCTCCGCAGATTTC from Martelella sp. NC20 includes these protein-coding regions:
- a CDS encoding amino acid ABC transporter substrate-binding protein produces the protein MTKFTTPWLLALAGTTLLLAQPALANETIRVGAPLPLTGPLSPEGLKQQRGYDLWAETVNAAGGITAGDTTYDVEIVYVDYESQTPRAVQTAERLITADEVNFLFAPFGSGAAKAASSVAERYQIPMVAATASSVEVYDQGYEYLFGTFTPNNTLTDPLARIVADSGEDISTVAIYARNDLFPLSIAKEMEKSAAGNGIEVISFDEYAIGTMDHASAMTLMMRSKPDWIFATGYINDLILIRRQMADLGIEPKALTMLAGPAYQEFIDATGDHSNNVSSAAWWHPAVAYDGKDIFGTTADFVTAFETKYDATPDYAEASAAAAGAVLQLAIEEAGTIEPTAVRDALASMDAMTFYGPVHFGENGQIDSLEPPVFQIQDGTARTIYPEAIKQADMRFGGIE
- a CDS encoding LysR family transcriptional regulator, producing the protein METAFFQFETVAELGSIRKASEQLHISPSSVSRQIQKLEYTYGVELLVRQSQGVRLTPAGELILRYVKGRNKELQRLRAEIDALKNLESGHVIVYTVEGMIGGLLPRALARFGRHHPNITYQVMVAGTDGVMRAVAEDRCDIGISFQPFPRADIDTLLSLRQPVMAVMSRHHPLAGKQELTLGEARDQPVGLPDRSFGIRQLVDHVVKSEQLALNIRLETNSIDMMRQFALQDMGIVFLPAFSFERELASGELIGVPVKSTVLTLSTTEVCKRAEVELSPAARRLVDYIRQVADEFVGVA
- a CDS encoding branched-chain amino acid ABC transporter permease; the encoded protein is MKHPLIGLCFFAIIAFLPVFGDNYILRLGTMFAMYAVLSQSWNIIGGYAGYPSFATAAFFGLGAYTGAILQGLGLAMPLAWAAAGLMAAAFAAVMGAAILHLKGHYFAIASLVLAEVLLEITTSWTSLTGGGMGLNLPIIRMSVSAQARLFFWAMLALAVLTFLMSWYVSAGRIGFALRCIRQNEDASSMVGINTTLYKIIAFVLSALFVGSAGALYASWVFYIEPPDVYSVMTTIRPIVMTMLGGPGTLLGPVIGSGIFLVIEEVVWRNFLSIHAAVLGILIVGLIFYLPNGVVGAVMRRLRKRTKSKAETKP
- a CDS encoding branched-chain amino acid ABC transporter permease, whose amino-acid sequence is MLYAQILLNGLVLGGLYACISVGFSLVWGVLNVINVLHGSFVVLGSYIAYFAYVHLGIHPFVSVVIAGALLFALGYVVQLGLINRVVGAPVLTTLVLTFGLDLLLNNGMLLAFSADYRSVQLANPLGSKVIAGLVLPLDRLVAMLLAGVLTGLLYLLLVRSKIGHAIVAVRMDREAAALMGVDVKKIYAITFGIGALMAGAAGSLLSLVFPISPLASSEYLSIAFIVCVLGGLGSIAGAIVGGLALGLIQSFGALFIGPQHGLTIAFVLLILLLIFKPTGIMGRRGYE
- a CDS encoding helix-turn-helix transcriptional regulator, with product MRGAPGQVEAMLGETIAAVHSDRFAPLLAAWLRLALAFDNITILAYADGRPPTGLYAQAKEKSVHAGFDTVYRAGSYLLDPFYALHARRAPDGLYRLSDIAPDQFSRSDYYLAYYRATTLVDEVAFVATTTGDVSFHICLGRDASSGRRFSAAELSRGRQIAPVVNALSAQNWAEIRAAGSAPTDEDVLGALWQGMRDGHGIALTPRQTEVAFLILKGHSSLSIAARLGLSTHTVKVFRRQLYQRCGISSQAELFSLMMPIIAALPKPAQP
- a CDS encoding aminotransferase class III-fold pyridoxal phosphate-dependent enzyme, giving the protein MTFDLPASTGDILKSDDHLVQSFADLNALKQEGARTAIVSARGTMVTDSDGNQLIDGIGGLWCVNVGHGRREIIDAIRTQLETLDFYSTFYTFTHPAAAALARKLSALAPGNLNKVYFGNSGSVANDSAVRILQHYNRRLGRPEKRMVLSRNGAYHGSTFLAIAMTTPEYSKGWDKAENIVHHLKKPHYWREGDGMSEAEFLDALMEDMRAAIERIGAENIACFIAEPIMGAGGVIVPPPGYHRRAEDICRAYDIKFVADEVVTAFGRLGHFFASQDVFGTTPDIITTAKGLTSGYQPLSATIMSDEIHEVISGPDGVFLHGMTYSGHPAASAAALANIALMESEKIPERVRTTGKLFEKTLKGLEDIEIVGEVRGSHFMAGIEFVSDKETRALFPEAMNIGMKVARRAQRKGLVARPLGHILILSPTLILSEAEIARIGAILRESILEVMAEVRG